The sequence below is a genomic window from Polaribacter vadi.
GATTTTATTACCAGTCGCACTTTTAATGGCGCCAATTCATGGAGTTATTATCAATTGGTTTGGTCATATTTATGGGTATGTAAACTTTAAAATGAAAAACACGAGTAAAAACCTTTTTCATTTCGATTTTTTAATGATGGGAGAAGGGTATCATAACAATCACCATAAACACGCAACAAGCGCAAATTTTGGCGTAAAATGGCAGGAAATTGATATCACTTATTTAATTATAAGAGTTTTAGACTTCTTTAAAATTATAAAACTGAAAGCAATTCCTGTAAAAAAGTAATTTAAAGTAATTTTAAGATTGATGGAATAAACTTAATTTATTTCAATTAAAAACCACTATACTCTTTATGAATATAGTGGTTTTTAGTTTTTTAAATACTAAAAAAATTAGTTTCTTTTCGTCAATAAAAGTTTGTGTATAAAACGTAATTTTTCAATAATTACTGGCGAAATCACAAAAGGATAAATATCAGGAATTCCCATTGCTCTGTTCATACTATTTACAGCAAACGACAAAGGAACACAGTTTTCTACAATTTTGTCGAAATTTTCGATGGTATAAGGATCAAAAGAAATACTTGTTTTAAAATCGTCATTATCTGCAATAGAGTTGACACTTATTTTAAAGAAATAACCAGTTTCAACCATGTCCATAATATGCAAATAATGTGCCCAAGTTTCTGCCCAATCTTCCCAAGGATGAGAAGTTGCATACTGACTTATAAACTCTTTTTGCCAATCTTTTGGTGTTTCTGTTTTATAATACGTTTCTAAAGCCTTGCCATAATCTTGCGATTCGTTTCCAAAAATAGTTCTGTATTCTGCTAAAGTATCAGGATTATCTCTAATTAATCGATCCCAGAAATAATGCCCAACTTCGTGCCTTAAATGCCCAACCAAAGTTCTGTAAGGTTCTTTTAATTGTTTACGAGCCTTTTCTCTCAAAACAGAATTCCCTTCACGAATTAAAATAGTAACCACACCATTGGCATGTCCTGTCATTAATTTTGGATTGCTTTTATTCGATACAAAATCGAAACACAAACCAATATCATCATTGTCCATTTTATTTGGCAAAGACAAACCAATTTTTTGCAATTGATAAATTAAACGATGTTTTGCGATTTCCATGTGCGTCCAATTTTCGAAATTATCAGCATCAGCAAGTTTAGGAATTGTTCTATTTAATTGGCAAGCAGAACAAAATTCTTCAGGAGAATCTTTTTCTAACACCCAGTTACAAACACTATATTCTTTGTTTTTACAAAATTTGTATTCAATACCTTCCCTATCAGAAATAAGGGTGTCATTTGCAAAATCGAACGTAAGCATTTTACGATCTTCAGCTCTGTAACCCGTTAAATGTCCACAATTATCACATTCAACATTTTCAAAATAAATGGAGGTTTTACAATTGCCACATTGAAATATTTTCATAAGATTTTACAATTTAATAATCGGTAAAATTATACTATTTATTTGATGTTTTTTAAAATAAAATCATCTCAAATAAAATTTTATTTTCAAACATTACAACTCATAATTTCAATTTACCAATCAATAGGAAAATAATCTTTTAAGAATTTTCCAGACCAATGTTTGCCAGTATTAATCCCATCAATTAAAGGATCCATAACTCTTGCAGCACCATCAACAATATCTAAAGGTGGTTGGAAATCGTGCACTTCCACTTTCTTTTTTGATAATTCAGCAGGATCTTCATCTGTTACCCAACCTGTATCAACAGCATTCATATAAATACCTTTTTTTGCAAATGTTGCTGATGAAGTATGGGTTAGCATATTCAACGCTGCTTTTGCCATATTTGTATGTGGATGTCTGTCTTCTTTTTTAAAGCGATGAAATTTCCCTTCCATTGCAGAAACGTTGATAATGTGCTTTTTACCTGTGTTTTCTTTCATCATTAAGTTTGATAGTCGATTACACAACACAAAAGGTGCAACTGCATTTACTAGTTGAACTTCCACCATTTCTGTGGTTTCAATTTCTCCTAATTTTAAACGCCAACTATTGGTTTTTCTTAAATCTACTTGTTGTAAATCTGCGTCTAATTTTCCTTCAGGAAAAACTTCTGCAGTTTGTAAAGAGTTATCAAAACTATAAGGAATTTGAGATAATTCAGCCGAATTTCTCAAACCAATTCCTGGTTCTGGTCCATGCCAAGTTACTGGCAACACATTATTTTTATTGGTTTTGTTTGATGAAATACTCAAATCTGAAATCTCCTGCAAACATTCTTGATGATTTTCTAATAATCTTTGCGCTAATTTTGGTAATTCAGTAATTGGTTTCTTTTCATTTTCCATTAAATGATGATAAAAACCTGAAGGTCTTCTTACTGTTTGTGCAGCATTGTTGATTAAAATATCTAATCGATCATATTTTTGCTCAATATAATTACAGAAAATTTCTACACTTGGTATGTGTCTTAAATCCAACCCATGAATGTGCAAACGATGGCTCCAATCTTTGTAATCTTCTTCTTTAGAAAATCGAATTGCAGAATCTGCAGGAAAACGCGTAGTTGCAATTACAGTGGCTCCAGAACGTAAAGCCATTAAAGTAATATGATACCCAATTTTTAAACGAGATCCTGTAATTACAGCAACCTGTCCTTTTAAATCTGTTGTTTGAAAGCGTTTTGCATAATTCAAGTCACCACATTCTGTACACATCGTATCATAAAAA
It includes:
- a CDS encoding zinc-binding metallopeptidase family protein, yielding MKIFQCGNCKTSIYFENVECDNCGHLTGYRAEDRKMLTFDFANDTLISDREGIEYKFCKNKEYSVCNWVLEKDSPEEFCSACQLNRTIPKLADADNFENWTHMEIAKHRLIYQLQKIGLSLPNKMDNDDIGLCFDFVSNKSNPKLMTGHANGVVTILIREGNSVLREKARKQLKEPYRTLVGHLRHEVGHYFWDRLIRDNPDTLAEYRTIFGNESQDYGKALETYYKTETPKDWQKEFISQYATSHPWEDWAETWAHYLHIMDMVETGYFFKISVNSIADNDDFKTSISFDPYTIENFDKIVENCVPLSFAVNSMNRAMGIPDIYPFVISPVIIEKLRFIHKLLLTKRN
- a CDS encoding SDR family NAD(P)-dependent oxidoreductase; this translates as MSDKKNNPEITNCIQTIQGLLDDTNQLFELPEAQRVALLKVAGELSRPNRDEFQRRRKDAKKAAKRKQIESDKHARKSTGIRSAREAALFVAPKLLGAAQLNEDTPELESPRNCYVCKTVYTKLHHFYDTMCTECGDLNYAKRFQTTDLKGQVAVITGSRLKIGYHITLMALRSGATVIATTRFPADSAIRFSKEEDYKDWSHRLHIHGLDLRHIPSVEIFCNYIEQKYDRLDILINNAAQTVRRPSGFYHHLMENEKKPITELPKLAQRLLENHQECLQEISDLSISSNKTNKNNVLPVTWHGPEPGIGLRNSAELSQIPYSFDNSLQTAEVFPEGKLDADLQQVDLRKTNSWRLKLGEIETTEMVEVQLVNAVAPFVLCNRLSNLMMKENTGKKHIINVSAMEGKFHRFKKEDRHPHTNMAKAALNMLTHTSSATFAKKGIYMNAVDTGWVTDEDPAELSKKKVEVHDFQPPLDIVDGAARVMDPLIDGINTGKHWSGKFLKDYFPIDW